In the genome of Deltaproteobacteria bacterium, one region contains:
- the glnA gene encoding type I glutamate--ammonia ligase has protein sequence MHKDRTPKEVLAFARSEGAKLVDLKFVDFVGQWQHKTHPLHEVDESIFENGLGFDGSSIRGWRSIDNSDMLQVPDARTAFIDPFCDHPTLSLICNIVDPITREPYDRDPRQIAIKAANYLKLTGIADTAYMGPEAEFFILDDVRFSTGPNEGYYFVDSIEGKWNSGRDEGPNLGYKPRFKEGYFPVSPTDSQQNIRSEMVLQMEDLGIVIETHHHEVATAGQAEIDMRFGPLVEMADQLMVYKYVCKNVAKNAGRVVTFMPKPLFGDNGSGMHTHQSLWKDGKPLFAGNEYAGLSKMCLYYIGGILKHSKALAALTNPTTNSYKRLVPGYEAPVNLAYSSRNRSAAIRIPMYSPSPKAKRIEVRFPDPTCNPYLAFSAMLMAGLDGIENKIDPGDPLDKNIYALSKAELAKVPTMPGSLSEALANLEEDHEFLLKGDVFSQDAIEAWVEYKREAEIAPMALRPSPHEFELYFDM, from the coding sequence ATGCACAAGGACCGGACACCCAAGGAAGTGCTTGCGTTCGCGCGCAGCGAGGGCGCAAAGCTCGTCGATCTGAAGTTCGTGGATTTCGTCGGGCAGTGGCAGCACAAGACCCACCCGCTGCACGAGGTCGACGAGAGCATCTTCGAGAACGGCCTCGGCTTCGACGGATCGAGCATCCGCGGCTGGCGCAGCATCGACAACAGCGACATGCTGCAGGTGCCCGATGCGCGCACCGCGTTCATCGATCCGTTCTGCGATCACCCGACGCTGTCGCTGATCTGCAACATCGTCGATCCGATCACGCGCGAGCCCTACGACCGCGACCCGCGCCAGATCGCGATCAAGGCCGCGAACTACCTGAAGCTCACCGGGATCGCGGACACCGCCTACATGGGTCCGGAAGCCGAGTTCTTCATCCTCGACGACGTGCGCTTCTCGACCGGACCCAACGAGGGCTACTACTTCGTCGACTCGATCGAAGGCAAGTGGAACAGCGGCCGCGACGAGGGTCCGAACCTCGGCTACAAGCCGCGCTTCAAGGAAGGCTACTTCCCGGTCTCGCCGACCGACTCCCAGCAGAACATCCGCAGCGAGATGGTGCTGCAGATGGAGGATCTCGGGATCGTGATCGAGACGCACCACCACGAGGTGGCGACGGCGGGCCAGGCCGAGATCGACATGCGCTTCGGACCGCTCGTCGAGATGGCCGACCAGCTGATGGTCTACAAGTACGTGTGCAAGAACGTGGCGAAGAACGCCGGTCGCGTGGTCACGTTCATGCCGAAGCCGCTGTTCGGCGACAACGGCTCGGGGATGCACACGCACCAGTCACTCTGGAAGGACGGAAAGCCGCTCTTCGCGGGCAACGAGTACGCGGGCCTCTCGAAGATGTGCCTGTACTACATCGGCGGCATCCTGAAGCACTCCAAGGCGCTCGCGGCGCTCACGAACCCGACGACGAACTCGTACAAGCGGCTGGTGCCGGGCTACGAGGCGCCGGTGAACCTGGCCTACTCGAGCCGCAACCGCTCGGCGGCGATCCGGATCCCGATGTACTCGCCGTCGCCGAAGGCGAAGCGCATCGAGGTGCGCTTCCCCGATCCGACCTGCAATCCGTACCTGGCGTTCTCGGCGATGCTGATGGCCGGCCTCGACGGGATCGAGAACAAGATCGATCCGGGCGATCCGCTCGACAAGAACATCTACGCGCTCTCCAAGGCGGAGCTCGCCAAGGTGCCGACCATGCCGGGCAGCCTCTCCGAGGCGCTCGCGAACCTCGAGGAGGATCACGAGTTCCTGCTCAAGGGAGACGTGTTCTCGCAGGACGCGATCGAGGCGTGGGTCGAGTACAAGCGGGAGGCGGAGATCGCGCCGATGGCGCTGCGGCCCTCGCCGCACGAGTTCGAGCTCTACTTCGACATGTGA